The DNA segment GGTGATGGCAGGCTTGAATGAACATGTGATTGTTCTTTATCTTCCTCAGTCTTAAAGTCTAATAAGTCAACACATTGGTCAAAATGAGAAAATAACAAGAAAAATAATCAACAGAAGGGTTCTAAAATTAACTGACTGAATGACCTGATGGAGGAGTTGTTGGACCTGCCGTTTGTAAATTGGGTTCGACCGGACATTTTGAATTCCATCCAGGTGGCGGCCCGTCATCTTCCGAGTCTTGTTCTTCCACTTTTATATCAGAGTTGTCAGTTGTCACACATAAATCTCaatctatgcagttaatgcggtaaaaaatcggatatcggtcaaggaccaatatttgagatatcggttatcacgatggatatcggtaattttaatattatgagttaattattgttttcgtccctgtggtttgtcaaaaatcactatttcagtccattagtttaaaaatagcgatttcagtccctgtggtttcacttccgtaaccatttcagtccctgtggtttcacttttgtaaccatttcaatccattattctgttaagtacagggactgaaatggttacgagatggactgaaatggttacgaaagtgaaaccacagggactgaaatcgtaatttttaaactaatggactgaaatagtgatttttgacaaaccacagggacgaaaacagtaattaactcatttatatatatagcaatttaacaccaacaattcagtatactctcataccattaacaaattaaccttttgcaacttgcaaaacactaacaactgtagcaagtaggaacttaagaaagacgaatggtagaactaagaagaaaggtactgatattgGGAAAATCGGTCTAATATctgtcaatatcgccgataatatcgataccgatattctgaccaatattttacatggggaccgacaaccgatatatcggtgatatatcaccgatattaactgcatagatcTCAAATACTaaagagtaaacttctgttttgctccatgtggtttggtcactttaacggttttgccccaaacctttaaaaatagccattttcctccaatagtttgctatggtttttccattttactccctgcggggagcaaaatggaaaaacagacaacttggatggagttagaggcggggagcaaaatggaaaaaccatcgcaaactattggaggaaaatggctatttttaaaggtttggggcaaaaccgttaaagtgaccaaaccacagggagcaaaacggaagtttactcaataCTAAAATATAACAAAAAGAAAGTCAAACTTTAGAAATTAAGGATAACAACATAAAGATTTACCCGAGGGAACTAGTTCTGGTGCTGGGCTAGAACGCGGTTGTGATTGTGATTGCGGATCATTTTCATTCTGGGCATCTTGTTGTACATGATTCGTCTTTATATCTGATGAATCTAGTCATTAGGATAATTTATCTTAATAAAACATTAaggttaaaattaattatatAAAAGATCTATCTGACTGACCTGATTGAAGAGTTTTTTGTGATTCGGGTTCGGGCTGACATTTGGAATCCCATCCGGGCGGAGGTCCTTCATCGTCAGAATCTTCTGGATCCGCTATAATATCTGTGTTTTCACTCATTAGTTTTGAAGACCATGAAAttaaccaactggggtagcccagttggccagccTCACCTATCTCTTCCCAagagacccgggttcgaatccTGTGGCCGGTGTAATACCACACAGGCTCTTCGATCTCGGTGGGGATTCACCGCCATGCAGCCATGGGGCTAGGCTAGCTGCGGAGTTGTAATACTCCGGCGGATGGGAGGTCCGTgcaaataccccccccccccccaatgaaATTATTAGGGTTATAGTAATTAACATATTGAAGATCCtaatcttggttttaaaatgcgtgTACGATCAGATGCGTTTTGATCCAAAAACCTGATGCGTGCTGCGCAATGCGCGAAGTGCACGCATCACGTATGCGATTGCGAGGTGTTCGTTActtaaaaatactaaaaaatatGTATAGCTAATATTTTAACTTGTGAACCtttaaacactaaaatataatatattctCATCATCTATAGTCAGAATTGTTCAATAAAAGATCTAATTTGTTCAAATACCGGTCAACTACATCAGGCGCCAGAATAGACGACATCATGTGATGCGCGCATCTTGGACTCGCAACATGCGATGCAACCTCATGCCTGCATCATATGATGCGTGCATTATGCGCTCCTGatgcgcgcattttaaaaccaagatcCTAATAATTAGCAATAAAAGGCTACAATATGGACAAAAAAGATTCACCGGATGGAACTTCTGGTGTTGGTTGACCTTCTTCATTATGGGCATCTTGTAGTACATCCTCCATTTTCGTATCTGATATACTACGTGTTAGAACGCATGCCTTACCTCATTTACATAAAACTCCTTTTACTAATAGAAGGATCCCActgtacacctcagcagaataaCGTTGCTGAACGCAACAACAACACAAAAAGAGCCAAAAATAAAACCGGAAAAAAGAACCAGTTAAAAATGAAGAGTTCTCTATATGACCTGATTGAGGAACTTCTTGTAACTTGGGTTCGTGCTGACATTTGGAATCCCATCCTGGAGGAGGTCCGTCATCTTCTGAGTcgtgttcttgttcttgttcttccacttgtatatatttttttatagaCATTAGTTCTTGCATATTGAAGATAGCAAGATGGGTGGGTCAGGGTCAaaatgggttgggttgggttgaccCAAAGACACTTTTTGTCCTTCTCTTATGATATTTAATAAATACATAATGCTTAAATACGATTACTaaatactattattataataatactattattataataatactaACCTAAATCTTTGAAAGTAATTTTGGATGTTGTATGCATTTAATACACACTTAGAGAGACTTTCAACCCATTCCgcctagggctgcaaacgaaccgaacgaacacgaacaagaccttgttcgtgttcgtttgttaaaaaatatatgtgttcgcgaaccgttcacgaacacttatcaaacgagattttatgttcgtgttcgtttgttaaggaaatgaacttgttcgtgtttgtttgttaattttaggcaacgaacaaaaacaaacgttgacgaacacaaataAGCACAAACtgatgttcatgaacacaaatgggaacaaacaaacacaaacaatcgttcatgaacagaatatataatacactgacacttattagatatttaatttgtcagaATTTTGATGTATTTAAATACACATAAAAACTATAAACACTAATTAACTATCGAACACGTCaccgaacattcacgaacataaacgaacgaacacaacctctgttcatgtttgttcatttaactaaatgaacgaaatttcttgttcgtgttcgtttgtttaataaatgaacaaacacaaacaaacttcccgccgaacggttcacgaactgtttgccgaacgtttggttcgtttattTCCGCCCATTTGACCCAGTCCGTTTTAGCTATGTGTTTTGCCCGACCCGTTGAGATTAAGAATCAGTGTGCTGAAATTTCAGCTCTATATCATGAAATGAATCAGAACTCAGAAGTACTATAATAATGACAAATATATTTACCAGATGGAGCTACTTCCGGTGGTAGACAAGAATGTGCCTGTGATCGTGGTTCACCTTCTTCATCGTGTGCAGCTTGCTGCACATCCTCCGTCTGTATATCTGATATAAAAATAAAGGGTCCACTTCAAAATCAACAACGCACTAAAAAAAAGCACTTCGTGACAAAATTCACACACTATAATTGCAGATAAAAAAACTACGCTCAAATCCATCTTTAAACTTTGAAGTCAGAAACACTAAACTTCTGATAATATGTTTTAAGTCCAGTAACAACACGTGGATCATAGTAACATTTTAATACATAGCCAAAATACAGAATACGGATGAATGTGATATGCATAAAGGAATATTAATgggaaaaaaaaaagaactgCAGAACTTACCAGAAGAAATTGCCGAGGTGGCTGCAAGTTGTCCCGCTTGTTCATTTACCTGATATTTGGTATCCCATCCGGGCGGGGGTCCATCATCTTCATCCGAGTCTTGCTGTTCCATCTCTAAATCTGAGCTTCAAAGGTGAACAAttctaagtttttttttaacgCCAAACGAGAACTAGCTACACCAGATATAATCATATAAACGACTCTCGTCATATTTTCAAGCTATATCAACATATTTAGTCATGTGTGCATAATGCAATACTCATTCAGTCATTATTGTAGTGTTTGGCAAAATTTATTAGATTTATGCAGGTAAATAGCCACATTAAAAAAACAGATTATTGAGGATAAATTTAAAATCACTCAGCAGTCATTAACCTTAAATGAGATTATGTGATTTTGATTCTTCAAGTGTCAATTATTATCTTAAAACCCATGTCCAAACACCCTTAAATTAAATGAGATTATGTGATTTTAATTTTCATAAGCAGGTCTGCAATTGGGCATGAATGTGAAACTAAaccaaataaaattaaaaaaaaaaaaaaaaaaaaaaaaaaaaaaaaaaaaaaacctgtagGAGAAGAAGGAAGAGGCGGAGTAGGAGGTAATGTTAACGACGGCGGAAAGTCAATCATGTCTAATAGCGGCGGAGACGACGTCGGCGAGTGACGCCACCCTGGTGGCGGCCCAtcgtcatcttcatcttcttcaatttcCTTAGAATCTTCTTCTTCAGGATGACTTTTGTCTTTTGATAGTTCCACTGGTTGTTTTTCCGAATCCGTTTTGAACTTTTTGGGGGTCGGTGGTGAAGCTCCGGCGTCTTCTTCCGTCATTTTTACTCGTCACTCACACACACTGTGGGTGTGTAGATTTGCCCCCAAactctgtgtgtgtgtgtgtgtgtttggtggAGTAAATTTAGGAGGGAGTGCACTTGCAATTTGCAAAGACACTCAAATTAGAGATTTAAACTCATTTGATTAAGAGTTCTTGCCGACTATTTCATTATGtgggtttttcaaaatttcaggAATTGGACTTGTGTATATTTTGATGAGTAGAAAATGTtgattatgtttaatatttattatataatttaaaGAGTGTGGTTAGGAACCCATTTACATCATTCGAATTTAGAAGGATTGATCGCCCCTCTATCTACAATCAACGCCTTTTTAACTGCCTTCACCGAAAACCCTCCAAAATCATCGCCATTCCAGAACCACGAGTCCTTGTTACTGGAAAGCGTTTGACTTTAATTACAATGGTAATTTGGTAAACCAATAATAGTTGTGAATGATCACACGGGTTAGCCGTCTCCAACAATGTTGAGGAAGTTTTAAAAGTGATTAACTCGTGCCCGGGTTCTAAAAGATGGAAACGACTAACTCACACCATCTTTTTAGCGACTTTCTGGAGATTGTGGTTGGCAAGAAACAAGAAGATTTTTGAGAACAAGGG comes from the Helianthus annuus cultivar XRQ/B chromosome 4, HanXRQr2.0-SUNRISE, whole genome shotgun sequence genome and includes:
- the LOC110937868 gene encoding proline-, glutamic acid- and leucine-rich protein 1 isoform X1, whose translation is MTEEDAGASPPTPKKFKTDSEKQPVELSKDKSHPEEEDSKEIEEDEDDDGPPPGWRHSPTSSPPLLDMIDFPPSLTLPPTPPLPSSPTDLEMEQQDSDEDDGPPPGWDTKYQVNEQAGQLAATSAISSDIQTEDVQQAAHDEEGEPRSQAHSCLPPEVAPSVEEQEQEHDSEDDGPPPGWDSKCQHEPKLQEVPQSDTKMEDVLQDAHNEEGQPTPEVPSDIIADPEDSDDEGPPPGWDSKCQPEPESQKTLQSDSSDIKTNHVQQDAQNENDPQSQSQPRSSPAPELVPSVEEQDSEDDGPPPGWNSKCPVEPNLQTAGPTTPPSDFKTEEDKEQSHVHSSLPSPIVQSGAGTGHEPNNVKTIEEIPQPPSRHQSIHHTAEITVPKRPTTMNNHEMGQMVCGSCRHLLSYPRGARYVECACCLVENYVLEEHEVGQVVCGSCNVLLMYPYGAPKVRCATCRAETEIGDQNRRPPLSEHKRRARQHLKRVQAG
- the LOC110937868 gene encoding nucleolar protein dao-5 isoform X5, whose translation is MTEEDAGASPPTPKKFKTDSEKQPVELSKDKSHPEEEDSKEIEEDEDDDGPPPGWRHSPTSSPPLLDMIDFPPSLTLPPTPPLPSSPTDLEMEQQDSDEDDGPPPGWDTKYQVNEQAGQLAATSAISSDIQTEDVQQAAHDEEGEPRSQAHSCLPPEVAPSDTKMEDVLQDAHNEEGQPTPEVPSDIIADPEDSDDEGPPPGWDSKCQPEPESQKTLQSDSSDIKTNHVQQDAQNENDPQSQSQPRSSPAPELVPSVEEQDSEDDGPPPGWNSKCPVEPNLQTAGPTTPPSDFKTEEDKEQSHVHSSLPSPIVQSGAGTGHEPNNVKTIEEIPQPPSRHQSIHHTAEITVPKRPTTMNNHEMGQMVCGSCRHLLSYPRGARYVECACCLVENYVLEEHEVGQVVCGSCNVLLMYPYGAPKVRCATCRAETEIGDQNRRPPLSEHKRRARQHLKRVQAG
- the LOC110937868 gene encoding proline-, glutamic acid- and leucine-rich protein 1 isoform X3 gives rise to the protein MTEEDAGASPPTPKKFKTDSEKQPVELSKDKSHPEEEDSKEIEEDEDDDGPPPGWRHSPTSSPPLLDMIDFPPSLTLPPTPPLPSSPTDLEMEQQDSDEDDGPPPGWDTKYQVNEQAGQLAATSAISSDIQTEDVQQAAHDEEGEPRSQAHSCLPPEVAPSVEEQEQEHDSEDDGPPPGWDSKCQHEPKLQEVPQSDTKMEDVLQDAHNEEGQPTPEVPSDIIADPEDSDDEGPPPGWDSKCQPEPESQKTLQSDIKTNHVQQDAQNENDPQSQSQPRSSPAPELVPSVEEQDSEDDGPPPGWNSKCPVEPNLQTAGPTTPPSDFKTEEDKEQSHVHSSLPSPIVQSGAGTGHEPNNVKTIEEIPQPPSRHQSIHHTAEITVPKRPTTMNNHEMGQMVCGSCRHLLSYPRGARYVECACCLVENYVLEEHEVGQVVCGSCNVLLMYPYGAPKVRCATCRAETEIGDQNRRPPLSEHKRRARQHLKRVQAG
- the LOC110937868 gene encoding bromodomain-containing protein 4 isoform X4, translating into MTEEDAGASPPTPKKFKTDSEKQPVELSKDKSHPEEEDSKEIEEDEDDDGPPPGWRHSPTSSPPLLDMIDFPPSLTLPPTPPLPSSPTDLEMEQQDSDEDDGPPPGWDTKYQVNEQAGQLAATSAISSDIQTEDVQQAAHDEEGEPRSQAHSCLPPEVAPSVEEQEQEHDSEDDGPPPGWDSKCQHEPKLQEVPQSDTKMEDVLQDAHNEEGQPTPEVPSDIIADPEDSDDEGPPPGWDSKCQPEPESQKTLQSDIKTNHVQQDAQNENDPQSQSQPRSSPAPELVPSVEEQDSEDDGPPPGWNSKCPVEPNLQTAGPTTPPSDFKTEEDKEQSHVHSSLPSPIVQSGTGHEPNNVKTIEEIPQPPSRHQSIHHTAEITVPKRPTTMNNHEMGQMVCGSCRHLLSYPRGARYVECACCLVENYVLEEHEVGQVVCGSCNVLLMYPYGAPKVRCATCRAETEIGDQNRRPPLSEHKRRARQHLKRVQAG
- the LOC110937868 gene encoding bromodomain-containing protein 4 isoform X2; protein product: MTEEDAGASPPTPKKFKTDSEKQPVELSKDKSHPEEEDSKEIEEDEDDDGPPPGWRHSPTSSPPLLDMIDFPPSLTLPPTPPLPSSPTDLEMEQQDSDEDDGPPPGWDTKYQVNEQAGQLAATSAISSDIQTEDVQQAAHDEEGEPRSQAHSCLPPEVAPSVEEQEQEHDSEDDGPPPGWDSKCQHEPKLQEVPQSDTKMEDVLQDAHNEEGQPTPEVPSDIIADPEDSDDEGPPPGWDSKCQPEPESQKTLQSDSSDIKTNHVQQDAQNENDPQSQSQPRSSPAPELVPSVEEQDSEDDGPPPGWNSKCPVEPNLQTAGPTTPPSDFKTEEDKEQSHVHSSLPSPIVQSGTGHEPNNVKTIEEIPQPPSRHQSIHHTAEITVPKRPTTMNNHEMGQMVCGSCRHLLSYPRGARYVECACCLVENYVLEEHEVGQVVCGSCNVLLMYPYGAPKVRCATCRAETEIGDQNRRPPLSEHKRRARQHLKRVQAG